A single Saccharolobus shibatae B12 DNA region contains:
- a CDS encoding Holliday junction resolvase-like protein: MVSVLDILLIFVLIMIIVYYARKVSKLNKQIVDLKTKAQEMGQQTFNQWVQQYSQQLRQQMEEAIKKEYDAKLEQWKQQNEDTIRKDAIQRSINTLLGRIGEEFAPLLIAERYNVNPKDFRHLGTPVDYIAFKGLSDDQNIDPEIIFFEIKSGKSTSLTERERKVRDAIKNLKVRYEVISLHDIISEVQRKLNEEINNK; encoded by the coding sequence ATGGTGTCAGTTCTTGACATTCTCCTCATATTCGTTCTAATAATGATTATAGTATATTATGCTAGGAAAGTGTCCAAACTGAACAAACAAATTGTCGATTTGAAAACAAAAGCACAGGAGATGGGACAACAAACCTTCAACCAATGGGTACAACAATACTCCCAACAGTTGCGACAGCAAATGGAGGAGGCAATTAAAAAAGAATATGATGCTAAACTCGAGCAATGGAAACAACAAAACGAGGATACTATAAGAAAGGACGCAATCCAGAGGTCAATCAACACTTTACTGGGTAGGATTGGCGAGGAATTCGCACCATTACTTATCGCAGAGAGATATAACGTAAACCCTAAGGACTTCCGACACCTAGGTACACCAGTGGACTACATAGCGTTTAAAGGTTTATCGGATGACCAAAATATTGATCCAGAAATAATATTCTTCGAAATAAAAAGTGGAAAAAGCACTTCACTTACGGAGAGGGAGAGGAAAGTAAGGGATGCAATAAAGAACTTGAAAGTCAGATATGAGGTGATAAGCCTACACGACATCATTAGCGAAGTCCAAAGAAAACTAAACGAGGAAATAAACAACAAGTAG